In Pseudomonadota bacterium, the following are encoded in one genomic region:
- a CDS encoding phosphoribosyltransferase domain-containing protein: MRISGQDRARAAGIELAARAEPFAPEAVLGILEGGAAVARAMAEALGVPMHGLDLRYGWSRRLARLPAPLRLGLWPLKEISYRSFAPRFSDGSIERLPRIGRAVLVDDSASSGRTLEAAIEALGRRGLGRSSLFVAAIRCGRRSRRLLDAWITDRALW, from the coding sequence GTGCGCATCTCGGGCCAAGACAGGGCGCGCGCCGCCGGGATCGAGCTCGCCGCGCGGGCCGAGCCGTTCGCGCCGGAGGCGGTGCTCGGCATCCTCGAGGGCGGTGCCGCAGTCGCCCGCGCCATGGCCGAGGCTCTCGGCGTGCCGATGCACGGCCTCGACCTCCGCTACGGGTGGAGCCGCCGCCTCGCCCGCCTCCCCGCGCCGCTGCGGCTGGGCCTCTGGCCGCTCAAGGAGATCTCCTACCGGAGCTTTGCCCCGCGCTTCTCCGACGGGTCGATAGAACGCCTGCCGCGCATCGGGCGCGCCGTCCTGGTCGACGACTCGGCGAGCTCCGGCCGAACGCTCGAGGCGGCGATCGAGGCGCTCGGGCGCCGCGGCCTCGGGCGCTCGTCGCTGTTCGTCGCGGCGATCCGGTGCGGCCGACGTTCGCGGCGGCTCCTCGACGCCTGGATCACGGATCGCGCGCTCTGGTGA
- a CDS encoding transglycosylase domain-containing protein, translating to MGLKRWILALSIPVVVLGLLVALFFQIGTDERIIDFVIPKVEDRLGVKIEYEDVSVGLTAVVFDRVSVLAVEDGAPFARIGELSVNVRVGPLLIGDVDITGLRCDSLDLLLGEGLGASAQQWRRLLDELGGARGGGGAEEPAHGKVEIHVVSGSARAALEGFTASVGGFSGRLSDGGEAVLQVDGLSVSRGAARLLSSENNEIRYKPDGRRVSIAFEKPRATVPIDRKQLAEILGGARRSFEALGASLGGFAADGEREAEPDPAAARGEALSIRVLVNDGSAELVAAGGGENVVVEKISAELLAAHRELATCRATGNLPGTDARWGVSVAWPEGRPLVLDVEIPDLPLRDVGPLFYPARHVEYERAFADGTLHLEIDGRRLGISGQASLSGLGMRHERLDDEPIADLDASFDFKATYDRGARELRLERVLVSRGQSRVTFRGLVRLDRLAFDLSAHVPPTPCRQLLAAIPPELRREVDGVQLDGTIALDARLAVDEGKPADTVLDVALDNLCRIADFGPLPYPDDFRRPFAYTGYAPDGAPLRLVSGPGTERWANFAMISPYVVEAALTTEDGKFMGHKGVTLPEIQRAIELNLEKGRLSHGASTITMQLAKNLFLARDRTVSRKLEELFFTWYLESYFRKEEILELYLNVIEFGPSIYGIADAARHYFGREPHELNLAESVFLVKLLPSPVARHDAYEHGVVSERRMNALRKVMRTMFERNRISGAELELGFSETIDFHLDGEPLPEPRMQVPRGAPELTPDDGQTAEDESSETDWGF from the coding sequence ATGGGATTGAAGCGTTGGATTCTGGCCCTCTCCATCCCTGTCGTCGTGCTCGGGCTGCTCGTCGCCCTCTTTTTCCAGATCGGGACCGATGAGCGCATCATCGATTTCGTCATCCCGAAGGTCGAGGATCGGCTCGGCGTAAAGATTGAATATGAGGACGTTTCCGTCGGCTTGACGGCGGTCGTTTTCGATCGCGTCTCCGTGCTGGCCGTCGAAGACGGCGCCCCGTTCGCCCGCATCGGCGAGCTCTCGGTCAACGTCCGGGTCGGTCCTCTCCTGATAGGGGACGTCGACATCACCGGCTTGCGGTGCGACTCGCTCGATCTGCTGCTCGGCGAGGGCTTGGGCGCCTCGGCGCAGCAGTGGCGGCGCCTGCTCGACGAGCTGGGGGGCGCGCGCGGCGGCGGCGGCGCTGAGGAACCGGCGCACGGCAAAGTGGAGATCCACGTCGTGTCCGGCTCGGCGCGCGCGGCGCTCGAGGGGTTCACGGCGTCCGTCGGCGGCTTCTCCGGGAGGCTCTCCGACGGCGGCGAGGCGGTGCTCCAGGTCGACGGCCTCTCGGTCTCGCGCGGCGCGGCGCGGTTGCTCTCCTCCGAGAACAACGAGATCCGCTACAAACCCGACGGGCGGCGCGTCTCGATCGCGTTCGAGAAGCCGCGGGCCACGGTACCCATCGACAGGAAGCAGCTCGCGGAGATCCTCGGGGGAGCCCGGCGGAGCTTCGAGGCGCTCGGCGCGTCGCTCGGCGGTTTCGCGGCGGACGGGGAGCGGGAGGCCGAGCCCGACCCGGCGGCGGCGAGAGGGGAGGCGCTGTCGATCCGCGTCCTCGTCAACGACGGCTCGGCGGAGCTCGTGGCCGCGGGGGGCGGGGAGAACGTCGTCGTCGAGAAGATCTCGGCCGAGCTGCTCGCCGCGCACCGGGAGCTCGCGACCTGCCGCGCGACCGGCAACCTGCCCGGGACCGACGCGCGATGGGGGGTGAGCGTCGCGTGGCCGGAGGGGCGCCCCCTCGTGCTCGACGTGGAGATCCCCGATCTCCCGCTGCGCGACGTCGGGCCGCTGTTCTACCCCGCCCGCCACGTCGAGTACGAGCGGGCCTTCGCCGACGGGACGCTGCACCTCGAGATCGACGGGAGGCGGCTCGGGATCTCGGGGCAGGCGTCGCTCTCCGGGCTCGGGATGCGGCACGAGCGGCTGGACGACGAGCCGATCGCCGATCTGGACGCCAGCTTCGACTTCAAGGCGACCTACGACCGGGGCGCGCGGGAGCTCCGCCTCGAGCGCGTCCTGGTGTCGCGCGGCCAGTCGCGGGTCACGTTCCGCGGGCTCGTGCGCCTCGACCGGCTCGCGTTCGATCTCTCCGCCCACGTGCCGCCCACGCCGTGCCGCCAGCTGCTCGCCGCGATCCCGCCCGAGCTGCGGCGCGAGGTGGACGGCGTGCAGCTCGACGGGACGATCGCGCTCGACGCGCGGCTCGCGGTCGACGAGGGCAAGCCGGCGGACACGGTGCTCGACGTCGCGCTCGACAACCTCTGCCGGATCGCCGACTTCGGGCCGCTGCCGTACCCCGACGACTTCCGCAGGCCGTTCGCCTACACCGGGTACGCGCCGGACGGCGCGCCGCTCAGGCTGGTCAGCGGCCCCGGAACGGAGAGGTGGGCCAACTTCGCCATGATCTCGCCGTACGTCGTCGAGGCCGCGCTGACCACCGAGGACGGCAAGTTCATGGGCCACAAGGGCGTCACGCTGCCGGAGATCCAGCGCGCCATCGAGCTGAACCTCGAGAAGGGGAGGCTGTCCCACGGCGCCAGCACGATCACGATGCAGCTCGCCAAGAACCTCTTCCTCGCCCGCGATCGCACGGTGAGCCGCAAGCTCGAGGAGCTGTTCTTCACGTGGTACCTCGAGTCTTACTTCCGCAAGGAGGAGATACTCGAGCTGTACCTCAACGTCATCGAGTTCGGACCGTCGATCTACGGAATCGCGGACGCGGCGCGCCACTACTTCGGGCGCGAGCCACACGAGCTCAACCTCGCCGAGTCGGTGTTCCTCGTGAAGCTGCTCCCGAGCCCGGTCGCGCGCCATGACGCGTACGAGCACGGCGTGGTCTCGGAGCGGCGGATGAACGCGCTGCGCAAGGTGATGCGGACCATGTTCGAGCGCAACCGCATCTCGGGGGCCGAGCTCGAGCTGGGCTTCTCCGAGACGATCGACTTCCACCTGGACGGGGAGCCGCTGCCCGAGCCGCGGATGCAGGTGCCGCGGGGCGCGCCGGAGCTGACCCCGGACGACGGGCAGACCGCCGAGGACGAGTCGTCCGAGACCGACTGGGGCTTCTGA
- a CDS encoding transposase — protein MPRTARDDFPGAWHHVMHRAARRKVIFRADPDFVLFLDLLGETVRRFRVEVHAYALMSNHYHLLVRSLEGNLSRAMRHLNGVFTQKLNAANGWDGPVFRGRFTSRPIHDETYLRYVLAYIHLNPLKANLVTRLDSDGAWTSHRAYLRKETTPWWLTTGDLLDRFGGAGALHEAALALHRGKEGWPDEGFDAETGFPTAGTFTRAERPHAARRKRIGRDDKAALVSAICEVTGVSPARLRKGIRGVHGNPERRFAVWALARTTSLTQGEIGALLGMSASHVARDLARSRAAIAGFDAWVEAWQEKLSIVMD, from the coding sequence ATGCCGAGAACAGCCCGCGACGACTTCCCCGGAGCCTGGCACCACGTGATGCACCGAGCGGCGAGGCGCAAGGTGATCTTCCGCGCCGACCCCGACTTCGTCCTGTTCCTTGATCTGCTGGGCGAGACGGTGCGGCGCTTCCGAGTCGAGGTTCACGCATACGCGCTCATGTCGAATCACTACCATCTGCTCGTGCGCTCGCTCGAGGGCAATCTGTCGCGTGCGATGCGGCACCTGAACGGCGTTTTCACCCAGAAGCTGAACGCTGCGAATGGCTGGGATGGTCCGGTTTTTCGCGGGCGTTTCACCAGCAGGCCGATCCACGACGAGACGTATCTGCGCTACGTGCTCGCTTACATCCACTTGAATCCGCTCAAAGCCAACTTGGTGACGCGGCTCGACTCGGACGGCGCCTGGACGAGCCACCGAGCGTACCTCCGGAAGGAGACGACCCCATGGTGGCTCACCACGGGAGATCTGCTCGATCGCTTCGGCGGGGCCGGGGCGCTGCACGAGGCGGCTCTCGCCCTGCATCGGGGCAAGGAGGGCTGGCCCGACGAGGGGTTCGACGCGGAGACCGGATTCCCGACGGCGGGAACGTTCACGCGCGCCGAGCGTCCGCACGCCGCGCGACGGAAGCGAATTGGGCGCGACGACAAGGCGGCGCTCGTCTCGGCGATCTGTGAGGTCACCGGCGTGTCGCCGGCGCGGTTGCGGAAGGGCATTCGCGGAGTTCATGGGAACCCCGAGCGCCGGTTCGCGGTCTGGGCGCTCGCGCGGACGACGTCGCTGACGCAAGGCGAGATAGGCGCGCTGCTCGGGATGTCGGCCTCGCATGTCGCGAGAGATCTCGCTCGGTCGCGAGCGGCGATCGCCGGGTTCGACGCCTGGGTCGAAGCGTGGCAGGAAAAATTGTCAATTGTAATGGATTGA